The sequence AATAATCACGCTGGTGATCAAAATCGAAAGCAAAGTACCAATAAATAACAAGCTTGGGATTTGCTTTCGATATTCAATTTGATACCAAGAAAATGTATTAAATGTATACCTAAATACCAAAGCAAATAAGGTAAACAATCCCATAAACAAACACGATACCTTTGAAATATTGTGATTGATTTGACCATTACTCATTGACGTAATTAGGTCAACACCAATAACAATAAATAAGGCACAGCAATGATAAATCCAAAAGGTAAAATCGCGCGGTAAAAACTTTATTTTCATAATTTTATTATGGGCACTTAACGTGCCCTATTCTTATAATTAAGCTGATAATTGAATCGCAAAAAGTTTATAACTCATTAAATATACTGCGAATAGTGTATGGGCCATTACTATACTGCTCAGATAAAAACGATGAAAGCCTTTCTCTAGTTTTTTAAATTGCTTGCAACATAACCAAACAGTTAACATTACCAATACAGGATAAAGTGTCGTTGTAAGCAGCAAAATTGGATCTATCCAAACTAAATTCTCAAATAAAATTGACTCATCAACCAATAAAATAGGTAACACAGCGGCCAATATTAGGGCAGTACACATAAATATCAATAAACGCGGTAATGATAATGCCGCTTTTGGCTTACGACGAACTTGCATTACTAAACGCGTTAGTACTGAATAAAACACATAAAAAACATTAGTTAAAATCAGTATCATACTCAATGCTAAAGTAGCAGCTTTAGCATAAAACACCCATGCAACTGTTTTTTGATACACATCTGAGTGGCGCAATAAAACTTCTCCTGAAATGGGGTCATTGGCTAATGTAACTTGTGCCAACCCTTTTGAGCTATACAATACAGCGCTATTATCTTGTTGATGATAGGCCAGTTGGTATCCACCTAATAACCAAGTGAATGTCAGCCCTTTATCAAAAGTATTCACCTTAACGGCACTTGTAAAATAGTCTGTGATATTGCTTAAGCTCATAGTTGAATTTATTTTTGTATAAATACCATTTGTCTTGCTAAAAACAGGATTAAGTAATTGCGGTGTTTTTTTAGCGATTATGCTCTTTTCAATTAAGTGATCGGCAATTACAGATTTTATTTCATTAAAAGCGGCTCCAGATACTTTAGATAAAGCAAAGGCAAAACCTGATTGTGTTTTTGGGTTGTATCTAATCGCACTAATCGCACCTGGAATACCACCATTGTGGCCATAAAATAACTGACCTTTAATACTATCTTTTGCATGAGCAAAACCTTGAAACGTTGTTAACCCACCAGCAAAACCTAACTCTGATTCAATTCTCTGCATACGCTCAACTGATTTAGCTGTTAAAACTTGGCTTTGTTCTGGATGTAAAAATAAATTGATAAACTTAGCCATATCTTCCATTGAAGCAGTTAAAGCAGATGCCGGGCGCGTGGCAATATGTTCAAAACCCACTTCAAGTCCATTGTTAAAATGCGGAGTCACACCAAAGGAGTTCCAGTTATCAGGTTTTAAAATAGCGCTATTATTCATATCTAAAGGCTTAAATATATGCATATCAACATAGTCTGAAAATGTCATGCCTGATACAACTTCAACAATACGTGCAGCAACAGTTGGCCCTGTATTACTGTAAGCTGAACGTGTTCCAGGTACCCAACGACTCACGCGACTTTGTGGATAAATCTCGAGTATACTTTTTAATGACAACGCATCATCTTTTAATATCTTTTGCTCTGCAGGATGGCTATCCCAACCAGTTGTATGTTCTAGTAAATGCATTATTTTTACTGGATTAGTTTGGTACCATGGGTTTTCAAATTGAATACCTGGTGCGATATCTTTTAAATTATCTGTTAAAACCAATTTACCTTGTTCTTGCAGTTGTAATATTGCAATGCCAGGAAGTAACTTTGTGATTGAGCCAAATCTAAAAAGGTGTTTACCGGTAACCTGCTCTTGATGTGCTTTATTAGCAATACCAGATGCATATACTTTGGCT is a genomic window of Pseudoalteromonas sp. '520P1 No. 423' containing:
- a CDS encoding serine hydrolase; the encoded protein is MNLFNKSKKIQSVCLTLIVLMISFISSASNVQQVNNVDTLEQKITSIREKYGVQALGVTIIEANKPAKVYASGIANKAHQEQVTGKHLFRFGSITKLLPGIAILQLQEQGKLVLTDNLKDIAPGIQFENPWYQTNPVKIMHLLEHTTGWDSHPAEQKILKDDALSLKSILEIYPQSRVSRWVPGTRSAYSNTGPTVAARIVEVVSGMTFSDYVDMHIFKPLDMNNSAILKPDNWNSFGVTPHFNNGLEVGFEHIATRPASALTASMEDMAKFINLFLHPEQSQVLTAKSVERMQRIESELGFAGGLTTFQGFAHAKDSIKGQLFYGHNGGIPGAISAIRYNPKTQSGFAFALSKVSGAAFNEIKSVIADHLIEKSIIAKKTPQLLNPVFSKTNGIYTKINSTMSLSNITDYFTSAVKVNTFDKGLTFTWLLGGYQLAYHQQDNSAVLYSSKGLAQVTLANDPISGEVLLRHSDVYQKTVAWVFYAKAATLALSMILILTNVFYVFYSVLTRLVMQVRRKPKAALSLPRLLIFMCTALILAAVLPILLVDESILFENLVWIDPILLLTTTLYPVLVMLTVWLCCKQFKKLEKGFHRFYLSSIVMAHTLFAVYLMSYKLFAIQLSA